One window of Elaeis guineensis isolate ETL-2024a chromosome 11, EG11, whole genome shotgun sequence genomic DNA carries:
- the LOC109505298 gene encoding uncharacterized protein, protein MPPEKSTHPKTTSRKSWSCQCFPSCFVGSLISASGGPDPPSPSAGSKPKLSWSRYRKKKKTAPLDGVRPNIKASAQENSPFKKPSEGPTSRSRGNAQQLQRDADSQLHHGIDAEQPRLPRISKQYSTRREEVPASWKPHPVRTRCTTNDPGSPAHIHPAASHKRPVRTGSLKPAAGIWVIVMTLGVMVFLGRASALICLCSCMYLVPLLSMGKDGVSDGNGVASREVEMNSEEYKKRVILEGLLERNGRKPSGF, encoded by the exons ATGCCTCCCGAGAAGAGCACCCATCCCAAAACAACAAGCCGGAAGAGTTGGTCGTGCCAGTGTTTCCCCTCCTGCTTCGTAGGGTCTCTCATCTCCGCCTCCGGTGGCCCCGACCCTCCCAGCCCCTCCGCCGGGTCGAAGCCCAAGCTCTCCTGGTCCCGATaccggaagaagaagaagaccgctCCCCTCGACGGCGTTCGCCCCAATATTAAAGCATCAGCTCAGGAAAACAGTCCCTTCAAGAAGCCTTCCGAG GGTCCAACCAGTAGAAGCCGAGGCAACGCCCAGCAACTCCAACGCGATGCAGACTCCCAACTCCATCATGGAATCGATGCCGAGCAGCCACGCCTTCCCCGAATCTCCAAGCAATACAGCACCCGCAGAGAAGAGGTCCCAGCCTCATGGAAACCCCACCCGGTTCGAACCAGGTGCACGACCAATGACCCCGGCTCACCTGCGCACATCCATCCAGCTGCCTCCCATAAACGCCCGGTCCGGACCGGGTCACTGAAACCAGCGGCTGGGATCTGGGTCATAGTGATGACTCTTGGCGTGATGGTTTTCTTGGGCCGGGCGTCGGCCCTTATTTGCCTGTGCTCTTGCATGTACCTTGTGCCACTTTTGAGTATGGGCAAAGATGGTGTCTCTGATGGCAATGGGGTGGCTTCAAGAGAAGTTGAAATGAATTCAGAGGAGTACAAGAAGAGAGTTATATTGGAAGGGTTGTTGGAGAGGAATGGCCGGAAGCCATCGGGGTTTTAG